TCTGGCGCACCGGGCTGTTCATGCTCGCCGTGTCGCTCGGGCAGATCACCGCGTCGGTCATCGCCACGTACTTCGCCGCGCGCGCGTCGATGAGCGCCGGTCGCGACATCCGCGCCGACGTCTTCGGAAAGGTGAGCGGATTCTCCGAGCGCGAGGTGTCGCAGTTCGGTGCGGGCTCGCTCATCACCCGCAACACCAACGACGTGCAGCAGGTGCAGATGCTCGCGATGATGGGTGCGACGATGCTCGTCACCGCGCCCCTCCTCGCGATCGGCGGCATCATCTTCGCGGTGCAGACGAACATCGGCCTCAGCTGGCTGATCGCGGTCTCCGTTCCGCTGCTGCTGATCGTGGCGGGTCTCGTCGTCAGCCGGATGGTGCCCCTCTTCCGCAGCTACCAGGGCCGGCTCGACACCGTGAACCGCGTCATGCGCGAGCAGCTGACCGGAGTCCGCGTGGTGCGCGCCTTCGTGCGCGAACGCATCGAAGAGGAGCGCTTCCGCGGCGCGAACACGGACATCATGGTCGTCGGTCGCAAGGTCGGCTCCCTCTTCGTCCTCCTGTTCCCGCTGTTCATGCTCATCCTCAACGTCACCGTGGTCGCCGTCGTCTGGTTCGGAGGGATCGAGGTCAACAGCGGCACCGTGCAGGTGGGAACGATCTTCGCCTTCATGCAGTACATCGGTCAGATCATGGGCGGCGTGATCATGGCCAGCTTCATGGCGATCATGATCCCCCGTGCGGCCGTCTCGGCCGAGCGCATCGGAGAGGTCCTCGACACGGAGTCCAGCATGGAGCGTCCGACGAACGGCGTCACCGACTTCCCGACGCCCGGATCCGTCGCCTTCGACGGCGTCGAGTTCACGTACCCGGGTGCCGATTCGCCCGTGCTCACGGGCATCAGCTTCGGCGCAGAACCCGGAGAGACCGTGGCGATCGTCGGATCGACGGGTGCGGGCAAGACCACGCTGGTGTCGTTGATCCCCCGCCTGTTCGACGCCTCGGGCGGCGCTGTCTCCGTCGGGGGCGTCGACGTGCGCGAGGCCGATGTGGAATCGCTGTGGGCGACGATCGGCCTCGTGCCGCAGCGCCCGTTCCTCTTCACCGGAACCGTGGCATCGAACCTCCGTTACGGACGCGAGGAGGCCACCGATGAGGAGCTCTGGCATGCGCTCGAGATCGCGCAGGGTCGCGACTTCGTCGAGGAGATGCCGCAGGGGCTCGAGTCGCGCATCACGCAGGGCGGTACGAACGTGTCGGGGGGTCAGCGGCAGCGTCTCGCGATCGCCCGTGCGATCGTCCGGCAGCCGCAGATCCTCGTCTTCGACGACTCGTTCTCCGCTCTCGACCTCACCACGGACGCCCGCCTGAGGCAGGCGCTGTGGCGCGAACTGCCCCATGTCACGAAGATCGTGGTCGCTCAGCGAGTGTCCTCCATCACGGATGCGGACCGCATCGTCGTGCTCGAGGGAGGCACCATGGTCGGCGTCGGCACGCACGAGGAACTGCTCGAGACGAGCACGACCTATCGGGAGATCGTCGAGTCGCAGCTGGGGGTGGACGCATGAGCGAGCAGAACACGCCGAAGACCCGACGTGGTCGCGCCGCCGCCGAGACGGACGTCGCGCAGCCGGCCGAGCCGGAACTGACCGAGGAAGAGAAGTACGAGGCCGAGCTCGCCGAGAAGGCACGCCAGAACGGCGGCGGCTGGGACAGCGTCGCACCGGGCAAGGCCGACAACTTCGGCAAGAGCTTCAGCCGGATGATCGGTCTGCTCAAGCCGTCCGCCGTGTGGTTCATCCTGGTGTCGATCGCGGGTGCCGTCGGCGTCGTGCTGACGGTGGCCGCCCCCAAGGTGCTCGGCGAGGCGACCAACCTCATCTACAAGGGCTTCATCTCCGTGCAGCTCGCGCAGGCGAACGGAGACTTCCCGGGCTTCCCCGCCGGCACCGCGAAGGACGACGTGGTCGAGGCGCTCCGCCAGGGAGGGCAGGACGACTACGCGAACCAGATCTCGGCCCTCGGCGACTTCCGGGTCGGCGAGGGGGTGGACTTCGAGGCGCTGCGGTGGGTGATCATCGCCGTGCTCGCGATCTACATCGTCGCGGCCTTCCTCAGCTGGATCCAGGGCTACGTCATCAACGTCATCATGGTGCGCACCATGTGGCGCCTGCGCGAGTCGGTCGAAGCGAAGATCAACCGCCTGCCGCTGTCGTACTTCGACAAGGTGCAGCGCGGTGACCTGATCTCGCGCGTGACCAACGACATCGACAACATCACGCAGACCATGCAGCAGTCGCTGTCGGGCGCGATCACCGCCGTGCTGACGGTCGTGGGCGTGCTGGTGCTGATGTTCTCGATCTCCTGGCAGCTCGCTCTCGTCGCCCTCGTCGCGCTGCCTCTCATGGGCGTGATCTTCGGCGTCATCGGTCCGCGATCGCAGAAGGCCTTCGGAACGCAGTGGCGCAAGGTGGGGCGCCTGAACGCCCGCGTCGAGGAGGCGTTCTCGGGACACGCGCTCGTCAAGGTGTTCGGTCGCGAGAAAGACGCCCTCGACAAGTTCAAGGACGAGAACGAGGAGCTGTTCCAGGCGAGCTTCAAGGCGCAGTTCCTCTCCGGCATCATCATGCCGGCGATGACCTTCGTCGGCAGCCTCACCTACGTCGGCATCGCCGTGCTCGGCGGTCTCATGGTCGCGAGCGGCCAGCTGCGTCTCGGCGACGTGCAGGCGTTCATCCAGTACTCGCAGCAGTTCACGCAGCCGCTGTCGGAGCTGGGCGGCATGGCTGCGGTCGTGCAGTCCGGAACCGCATCGGCGGAGCGCGTGTTCGAGCTTCTCGACACCGACGAGCAGGAGGCCGACGAGCCCGATGCGCCGATGCTCGCCGACGGCGAGGGCGTCGTCGAGTTCGAGAACGTCGCGTTCTCGTACACGCCCGATCGTCCGCTGATCACCGACCTGTCGTTCCGCGTCGAGCCCGGCCAGACCGTGGCGATCGTCGGACCGACCGGAGCGGGAAAGACGACGCTGGTCAACCTGATCATGCGGTTCTACGAGCTCGACGGCGGGCGCATCCTCCTCGACGGCCAGGACATCTCCGAGATCACGCGGGACCAGCTGCGCTCGCGCACGGGCATGGTGCTGCAGGATCCGTGGCTGTTCGCGGGCTCCATCCGCGAGAACATCCGGTACGGGCGGTCCACTGCGACCGACGCGGATGTGCTCGAGGCCGCGAAGGCGACGTACGTCGACCGCTTCGTGCACGCCCTCCCCGAGGGATACGACACCGTGCTCGACGAAGACGCCTCCAACGTCTCCGCGGGAGAGCGCCAGCTCATCACGATCGCGCGAGCGTTCGTCGCCCAGCCGTCGATCCTCATCCTCGATGAGGCGACGTCGGCCGTCGACACCCGCACCGAGCTGCTGCTGCAGAACGCGATGGCCGCGCTGCGACAGGGGCGCACGTCGTTCGTGATCGCGCACCGGCTGTCGACGATCCGTGACGCCGATCTCATCCTCGTCATGGAGCACGGAGACATCGTCGAGAAGGGCACGCACGACGAGCTCATCACGGCACAGGGCGCCTACTGGCGGCTGTACCA
The sequence above is a segment of the Microbacterium sp. Root553 genome. Coding sequences within it:
- a CDS encoding ABC transporter ATP-binding protein, which encodes MLGKILVRYLSRYKWLLVAVLVFQFASAIATLYLPRLNEDIINKGVAQSDTDYIWRTGLFMLAVSLGQITASVIATYFAARASMSAGRDIRADVFGKVSGFSEREVSQFGAGSLITRNTNDVQQVQMLAMMGATMLVTAPLLAIGGIIFAVQTNIGLSWLIAVSVPLLLIVAGLVVSRMVPLFRSYQGRLDTVNRVMREQLTGVRVVRAFVRERIEEERFRGANTDIMVVGRKVGSLFVLLFPLFMLILNVTVVAVVWFGGIEVNSGTVQVGTIFAFMQYIGQIMGGVIMASFMAIMIPRAAVSAERIGEVLDTESSMERPTNGVTDFPTPGSVAFDGVEFTYPGADSPVLTGISFGAEPGETVAIVGSTGAGKTTLVSLIPRLFDASGGAVSVGGVDVREADVESLWATIGLVPQRPFLFTGTVASNLRYGREEATDEELWHALEIAQGRDFVEEMPQGLESRITQGGTNVSGGQRQRLAIARAIVRQPQILVFDDSFSALDLTTDARLRQALWRELPHVTKIVVAQRVSSITDADRIVVLEGGTMVGVGTHEELLETSTTYREIVESQLGVDA
- a CDS encoding ABC transporter ATP-binding protein, with the protein product MSEQNTPKTRRGRAAAETDVAQPAEPELTEEEKYEAELAEKARQNGGGWDSVAPGKADNFGKSFSRMIGLLKPSAVWFILVSIAGAVGVVLTVAAPKVLGEATNLIYKGFISVQLAQANGDFPGFPAGTAKDDVVEALRQGGQDDYANQISALGDFRVGEGVDFEALRWVIIAVLAIYIVAAFLSWIQGYVINVIMVRTMWRLRESVEAKINRLPLSYFDKVQRGDLISRVTNDIDNITQTMQQSLSGAITAVLTVVGVLVLMFSISWQLALVALVALPLMGVIFGVIGPRSQKAFGTQWRKVGRLNARVEEAFSGHALVKVFGREKDALDKFKDENEELFQASFKAQFLSGIIMPAMTFVGSLTYVGIAVLGGLMVASGQLRLGDVQAFIQYSQQFTQPLSELGGMAAVVQSGTASAERVFELLDTDEQEADEPDAPMLADGEGVVEFENVAFSYTPDRPLITDLSFRVEPGQTVAIVGPTGAGKTTLVNLIMRFYELDGGRILLDGQDISEITRDQLRSRTGMVLQDPWLFAGSIRENIRYGRSTATDADVLEAAKATYVDRFVHALPEGYDTVLDEDASNVSAGERQLITIARAFVAQPSILILDEATSAVDTRTELLLQNAMAALRQGRTSFVIAHRLSTIRDADLILVMEHGDIVEKGTHDELITAQGAYWRLYQSQFEQAATDIDAEDALTGTTPVVVSGDADDAASAAQIGASVGAQVPTAEAAAAQAVVERPDAGETTH